The genomic region ATGGATAGGCCCAGCGTTCCTGCCCGAGCGCCATTACCAGCAGCCAGGCGACAGCCGTGACAATGATGATCTTGGTCGTAAGCGACGATTGAGCGAGGCGTGTCTGCCAATCCATGAGACTATCCCTCGCTCATGCGCCCTATACGAACTCGATTTTTTTGATCAGGAAATATTTATCGCCGGCCGGGACCGTAAACTCGACCTCATCGCCTTTGTTGCGGCCGATCAGGGCGCGGGCAAGCGGCGAGCTGTACGAGATTTTTCCGGAATTGGCATCAGCTTCGATTTCACCGACAATCTGATATTTCAGCGGCTTATCATCTTCGTCCAGAAGATGAACTGTCGCACCAAACACAACCTTGTCGCCCGAAAGCTCTTTCGGGTCGATTACCTGGGCCCGGGTCAACCGATCTTCATAATCGGCGATCGTTGCCTCAATCTGGCCCTGGCGTTCCTTCGCCGCATGATATTCAGCGTTCTCCGAGAGATCACCATGGGCGCGCGCTTCCTCGATCGCATCGATCACTTC from Parasphingopyxis sp. CP4 harbors:
- the greA gene encoding transcription elongation factor GreA; this encodes MATIEKMPMLLEGYERLNADVKHLKEVERPEVIDAIEEARAHGDLSENAEYHAAKERQGQIEATIADYEDRLTRAQVIDPKELSGDKVVFGATVHLLDEDDKPLKYQIVGEIEADANSGKISYSSPLARALIGRNKGDEVEFTVPAGDKYFLIKKIEFV